A window of Candidatus Rokuibacteriota bacterium contains these coding sequences:
- a CDS encoding type II toxin-antitoxin system HicB family antitoxin translates to MRYMVVVEQGETSWGAHVPDLPGCVAVGETREEVLRLIREAVEFHIDGLRQDGLPVPAPCSQGEFVEVGAA, encoded by the coding sequence ATGCGCTACATGGTGGTCGTCGAGCAGGGAGAGACGAGCTGGGGGGCGCATGTCCCCGACCTACCGGGCTGTGTGGCAGTAGGCGAAACTCGCGAGGAAGTGCTACGGCTAATCCGCGAGGCCGTGGAGTTTCACATCGACGGCCTGAGGCAGGACGGGTTGCCGGTGCCGGCACCATGCTCGCAGGGAGAGTTCGTCGAGGTCGGTGCCGCGTAA
- a CDS encoding type II toxin-antitoxin system HicA family toxin, producing MKVAELIRLLAEDGWQLARTRGSHRQDKHPSKRGTVTVAGKPSVDIPPGTLNAILKQAGLQKEK from the coding sequence GTGAAGGTCGCAGAACTGATTCGACTGCTCGCTGAGGATGGATGGCAGCTGGCACGAACTCGCGGCAGTCACCGGCAGGACAAGCATCCGAGCAAGCGAGGCACCGTTACGGTGGCCGGCAAGCCGAGTGTGGACATTCCGCCTGGCACATTGAACGCCATCCTCAAGCAGGCGGGCCTCCAGAAGGAGAAGTGA
- a CDS encoding acyl-CoA synthetase — MAERRKTARTKAPGPKTPRTNPFEEDLDRGPANYAPLTPLSFLSRAATVYPGKAAVIHGERVLTYAEFYGRCRRLGSALRRRGIGRGDTVAVMAPNVPAMLEAHYGVPMTGAVLNALNYRLDARTIAFILEHGQARLLITDREFSDTVGQALGMVKRKLTVIDIDDPLHAGGRLLGGKDYEAFLAEGDPEWAWRGPADEWQAICLLYTSGTTGNPKGVVYNHRGAYLNALGNALAFGLTPASVYLWTLPMFHCSGWTYTWAVTAAGGTHVCLRRVEPALIFPAIERHRVTHMCGAPIVLTTLIHAPEEVKRTFDHVVEVATGGAAPPSTVIAAMEAMGFRVTHLYGLTETYGPATLCAWQADWEGLDLKARAEKMARQGVRYPTMEDLIVADPKSFKPVSRDGRTVGEVMLRGNTVMKGYLKNPRATREALRRGWFRSGDLAVWHPDNYMEIKDRSKDIIISGGENISSLEVEEVLYGHPAVMEAAVVARPDEKWGEVPCAFVTLRPGAPPVIAEELIQWSRDRLAHYKVPKHVVFGPLPKTSTGKIQKFVLREQARGAPA, encoded by the coding sequence GTGGCCGAGCGCCGCAAGACTGCCAGGACGAAGGCCCCCGGGCCGAAGACACCGAGGACGAATCCCTTCGAGGAGGACCTCGACCGGGGGCCGGCGAACTACGCGCCGCTCACGCCGCTCTCCTTCCTCTCCCGGGCGGCCACCGTCTACCCTGGCAAGGCCGCGGTCATCCACGGGGAGCGCGTGCTCACGTACGCGGAGTTCTACGGGCGCTGCCGGAGACTGGGCTCGGCGCTCAGGCGGCGCGGGATCGGGCGCGGGGACACCGTGGCGGTGATGGCCCCCAATGTCCCGGCCATGCTGGAGGCCCATTATGGCGTCCCCATGACGGGGGCCGTGCTCAATGCGCTCAACTACCGGCTGGATGCGCGGACCATCGCCTTCATCCTGGAGCATGGCCAGGCCAGGCTGCTCATCACCGATCGGGAATTCTCCGACACCGTGGGCCAGGCCCTGGGGATGGTCAAGCGGAAGCTCACGGTCATCGACATCGACGACCCCCTCCACGCGGGCGGGCGGCTCCTCGGCGGGAAGGATTACGAGGCCTTCCTCGCCGAGGGCGATCCCGAGTGGGCCTGGCGGGGCCCCGCCGACGAGTGGCAGGCCATCTGCCTGCTCTACACCTCGGGCACCACCGGCAACCCCAAGGGCGTCGTCTACAATCACCGCGGCGCCTATCTCAACGCCCTCGGCAATGCACTGGCCTTCGGCCTCACGCCGGCCTCCGTCTACCTCTGGACCCTGCCCATGTTCCACTGCAGCGGGTGGACGTACACCTGGGCGGTGACGGCCGCCGGCGGCACCCATGTGTGCCTGCGCCGCGTGGAGCCGGCGCTCATCTTCCCCGCCATCGAGCGCCACCGGGTGACGCACATGTGCGGTGCCCCCATCGTGCTGACCACGCTGATCCACGCCCCCGAGGAGGTGAAGCGCACGTTCGACCACGTCGTGGAGGTGGCGACGGGCGGCGCCGCGCCCCCCTCCACGGTGATCGCCGCCATGGAGGCCATGGGCTTCCGCGTCACGCACCTCTACGGGCTCACCGAGACCTATGGCCCGGCCACGCTCTGCGCCTGGCAGGCGGACTGGGAGGGGCTCGATCTCAAGGCGCGCGCCGAGAAGATGGCGCGCCAAGGCGTCCGCTACCCCACGATGGAGGATCTCATCGTGGCCGATCCGAAGAGCTTCAAGCCCGTGTCCCGGGACGGCCGCACCGTGGGCGAGGTGATGCTGCGCGGGAACACGGTGATGAAGGGGTATCTCAAGAACCCGCGCGCCACTCGGGAGGCCCTTCGCCGCGGCTGGTTCCGCTCGGGCGACCTCGCCGTCTGGCACCCGGACAACTACATGGAGATCAAGGACCGCTCGAAGGACATCATCATCTCGGGCGGCGAGAACATCTCCTCCCTCGAGGTGGAGGAGGTCCTCTACGGCCACCCGGCCGTGATGGAGGCCGCCGTGGTCGCCAGGCCCGACGAGAAGTGGGGCGAGGTCCCCTGCGCCTTCGTCACCCTCAGGCCCGGCGCCCCGCCCGTCATCGCCGAGGAGCTGATCCAGTGGAGCCGGGACAGGCTCGCCCACTACAAGGTGCCGAAGCACGTGGTCTTCGGCCCCCTGCCCAAGACCTCCACGGGGAAGATCCAGAAGTTCGTGCTCCGGGAGCAGGCGCGCGGGGCGCCGGCGTAG
- a CDS encoding 3-dehydroquinate dehydratase — translation MPQILLIQGPNMSYLGRRQPEIYGRTSAAELDAMLREHARANGYDLTIFYTHSEGEAIERLYRAADEGIDGLVMNPAGFIFSGYALRDCLRAVPFPYVEVHITNIEKRGFHSVLAEAGVGMVAGFGVQSYILGLEAMLEHLKHRGGGRSRSVRKRGSSRSGR, via the coding sequence ATGCCGCAGATCCTGCTGATCCAGGGCCCCAACATGAGCTATCTCGGCCGGCGGCAGCCGGAGATCTACGGCAGGACCTCGGCCGCGGAGCTCGACGCCATGCTGCGCGAGCACGCGCGCGCCAACGGCTACGACCTCACCATCTTCTATACCCACAGCGAGGGCGAGGCCATCGAGCGGCTCTACCGCGCGGCGGACGAGGGGATCGACGGGCTCGTCATGAACCCGGCTGGCTTCATATTCTCCGGCTACGCGCTGCGCGACTGCCTCCGCGCGGTGCCGTTCCCCTACGTCGAGGTCCACATCACCAACATCGAGAAGCGCGGGTTCCACTCGGTCCTGGCGGAGGCGGGTGTGGGGATGGTTGCCGGGTTCGGGGTGCAGTCCTACATCCTGGGGCTCGAGGCGATGCTGGAACACCTGAAGCATCGCGGCGGAGGGCGTTCCAGATCTGTCCGGAAGCGCGGCTCTTCGCGCAGCGGCCGGTAG
- a CDS encoding M23 family metallopeptidase: MARRTLWLTLLATVLVLVGASSPWIAQRAPRFLFPALAAVGAVLVVWSFVNALVRLVRRYRGDGRLRLYPVVVSVVAMVFLVILPARHLLRAMTAPPDGAPRILAGFGDWLGSEGYPRPSPHRGIDVAGRPGADVLAAADGRVTVARDTGDLCGLIVVIAHEAHGYRTVYCHFSAIAVSAGDSVRRGQRIGAVGTSGQRAWPGFEHVHLELQRGRDRKDIEDPLPRIVGCFAETRRYPPDRLVLTYPVKC; the protein is encoded by the coding sequence ATGGCGAGGCGGACCCTCTGGCTGACGCTGCTGGCGACTGTCCTGGTACTGGTGGGCGCCTCCTCCCCGTGGATCGCCCAGCGCGCGCCGCGATTTCTCTTTCCGGCCCTGGCCGCCGTCGGGGCCGTGCTGGTCGTGTGGTCGTTCGTCAACGCGCTGGTTCGGCTCGTCCGCCGGTATCGCGGCGACGGGCGGCTCCGGCTCTATCCCGTGGTCGTCAGCGTCGTCGCCATGGTGTTTCTCGTCATCCTGCCCGCGAGACACCTGCTGCGCGCGATGACCGCCCCGCCAGATGGGGCTCCGCGGATTCTCGCGGGCTTTGGCGACTGGCTGGGCTCGGAGGGCTATCCGCGGCCGAGTCCGCATCGCGGCATCGACGTTGCCGGCCGCCCGGGGGCGGACGTGCTGGCGGCGGCCGACGGCCGCGTCACCGTGGCGCGGGACACCGGCGATCTGTGCGGGCTGATCGTCGTGATCGCTCACGAGGCGCACGGCTACCGGACGGTCTATTGCCACTTCTCCGCGATCGCCGTGTCGGCCGGGGACAGCGTCAGGCGGGGCCAGCGGATCGGCGCCGTCGGCACATCGGGGCAGCGCGCGTGGCCGGGCTTCGAGCATGTGCACCTGGAGCTGCAGAGAGGGCGCGATCGCAAGGACATCGAGGACCCTCTGCCGAGAATCGTCGGCTGCTTCGCTGAGACGAGGCGGTACCCGCCCGACCGCCTGGTGCTCACCTACCCGGTGAAGTGCTGA
- a CDS encoding uracil-DNA glycosylase, translating to MSVTGRAQERSARLRALSRRIEACRRCPRLVRHREAAAAHPPRRYQGERYWARPLPGFGDPAARVLVVGLAPAAHGGNRTGRMFTGDRSGDWLFRALHGAGLANTPISRGRDDGLRLRGAYITAALRCAPPANKPTPAEMERCRPYLIDELALLRRVRVVVALGRIGWDAYLRARRAAGLSLPRPLPRFGHGARSRMPDGVILLGSFHPSQQNTFTGRLTRPMLRSVFAAAGRLARRRPARPRPPLASVAASSASAGRPRSNRQAGERRRESTFEQLIKRRRGRR from the coding sequence GTGAGTGTCACCGGCCGCGCGCAGGAGCGCAGCGCCAGGCTGCGCGCCCTCTCGCGGCGGATCGAGGCGTGCCGGCGCTGCCCGCGTCTGGTGCGTCACCGCGAGGCGGCCGCCGCGCATCCGCCGCGGCGCTACCAGGGCGAGCGCTACTGGGCGCGCCCTCTGCCCGGCTTCGGCGATCCCGCCGCGCGCGTCCTCGTGGTCGGGCTCGCGCCGGCGGCTCACGGAGGCAACCGCACGGGGCGCATGTTCACGGGAGACCGGAGCGGCGACTGGCTCTTCCGCGCCCTCCACGGCGCCGGGCTCGCCAACACGCCGATCTCGCGCGGCCGCGACGACGGGCTGCGCCTGCGTGGCGCCTACATCACCGCCGCGCTTCGCTGCGCGCCGCCGGCCAACAAGCCGACACCCGCCGAGATGGAGCGCTGCCGGCCCTATCTGATCGATGAGCTCGCGCTGCTGCGCCGCGTGCGAGTCGTGGTCGCCCTGGGCCGGATCGGCTGGGACGCCTATCTGCGGGCGCGCCGCGCGGCGGGGCTCTCGCTGCCGCGCCCGTTGCCCCGCTTCGGTCACGGCGCAAGGAGTCGCATGCCCGATGGCGTGATCCTCCTCGGCTCCTTCCACCCGAGCCAGCAGAACACCTTCACGGGCCGACTGACGCGCCCGATGCTCCGCTCGGTGTTCGCGGCCGCCGGGCGGCTGGCACGCCGGCGCCCGGCTCGGCCCCGGCCGCCGCTTGCATCGGTGGCGGCCAGTTCGGCGAGCGCCGGCAGGCCACGCTCCAATAGACAGGCCGGCGAGCGGCGACGAGAGTCGACATTCGAACAGCTCATCAAGAGGCGGAGGGGGAGGCGATGA